The Populus alba chromosome 4, ASM523922v2, whole genome shotgun sequence genome contains a region encoding:
- the LOC118063047 gene encoding uncharacterized protein — MDATEVIELFDSCWFEMEIFKKQPSLAKSSSVETNPHQENQEKAPKPEISRVPTIITRSMSEDLCSKTSFTSGFSLSPDSVLRSPKLHTILSGKEVTEEEYSTPTERVYILESPKKKVSRRRKGKKVTSKSLSELEYEELRGFMDLGFVFSEEDKDSNLASIIPGLHRLGKKDEEEAILDEPTVCRPYLSEAWEVLEKKRKEEPLMNWRIPALGNEIDMKDNLRWWAHTVASTVR; from the coding sequence ATGGACGCAACAGAAGTTATTGAGCTCTTTGATTCGTGCTGGTTTGAGATGGAAATATTCAAGAAACAACCAAGTTTGGCTAAATCGTCCAGTGTAGAAACAAACCCAcatcaagaaaatcaagaaaaggctCCAAAACCAGAGATCTCAAGAGTGCCAACAATCATCACAAGGTCTATGAGTGAAGATCTGTGCTCCAAAACAAGCTTCACTTCTggcttttctctctctccagaTTCAGTTCTCCGCTCACCAAAGCTCCACACCATCCTCTCAGGAAAAGAAGTCACAGAGGAAGAATACTCAACACCAACAGAGAGAGTATATATTCTGGAGTCACCTAAAAAGAAAGTTTCGAGGAggagaaagggaaagaaagtGACAAGCAAGAGCTTGTCAGAACTGGAATATGAAGAGTTAAGAGGATTTATGGATTTGGGGTTTGTCTTCtcagaagaagataaagattcaaACTTGGCTTCAATAATTCCAGGATTGCATAGACTTGGTAAAAAAGATGAGGAAGAAGCCATTCTTGATGAGCCTACAGTATGTAGGCCTTATTTATCTGAAGCATGGGAAGTTctggaaaagaagaggaaagaggAACCATTGATGAATTGGAGAATTCCTGCTTTGGGCAACGAGATTGACATGAAAGATAATCTTAGATGGTGGGCACACACCGTTGCTTCAACTGTTAGATAA
- the LOC118063055 gene encoding LOW QUALITY PROTEIN: uncharacterized protein (The sequence of the model RefSeq protein was modified relative to this genomic sequence to represent the inferred CDS: deleted 2 bases in 1 codon), translating to MVFFLFSALKNQEVMASKLLFRCVASLVLILSFQNALQVLDAAVPGLFTDKEALLSFKSQVIVDPSNTLSSWNDNSSPCNWTRVDCSQVHQRVIGLDLSGLRLTGSISPHIGNLSFLRSLHLQENQFTGVIPDQIGALFRLKVLNMSFNTINGPIPLNITNCLNLQILDLMQNEISGAIPEELSNLKSLEILKLGGNKLWGMIPPVIANISSLLTLDLVTNNLGGMIPADLGRLENLKHLDLSINNLTGDVPLSLYNISSLVFLAVASNQLRGQIPIDVGDRLPNLLSFNFCINKFNGSIPWSLHNLTNIQSIRMAHNLFSGSVPPRLRNLPKLTFYNIGFNQIKSSGDEGLDFLSSFTNSSYLKFLAIDGNLLEGLIPESIGNLSRSLRSLYLGGNQIYGSIPASIRHLSSLALLNISYNHVSGEIPPEIGELTDLQELHLAANKISGRIPDSLGNLQKLNKIDLSANELVGRLPATFVNFQQLQSMDLSRNRFNGSIPKEIFNLSSLSATLNLSRNQLTGPLPQEIQRLENVAAVDFSHNYLSGSIPDTIGSCKSLEELFMGNNMFSGSIPATLGDVKGLEILDLSSNQLSGTIPKTLENLQALLLLNLSFNNLEGLLPKEGVAFRNLSRIHVEGNSKLCLDLSCWNNQHRQRISTAISIVIAGIAAVAVCSVIAVFLCVRKRKGEIMPKSDSIKLQHPKISYGQLREATGSFDAANLIGKGSFGSVYKGELRDATEVAVKVLDSEKYGSWKSFLAECEALKNVRHRNLIKLITSCSSMDNRGLQFCGLVYEYMHNGSLEEWIKGSRRRLDGGLLNISERLNVAIDVACAVDYLHHDCEIPVVHCDLKPSNVLVDEDMTAKVGDFGLAKLLAERGADKQSISSTAGLRGSVGYIPPEYGLGLKATTSGDVYSYGVVLLELFTGKSPTHEIFSRDLSLIKWVKSAFPANIEEVVDPELLLSIKDSHHGAQFESPEKQLECLIAILGVGLSCTVESPDQRITMRDSLHKLKRARDTLLKPTLDHKPYLDLEGGIVHRRMKSS from the exons atggttttcttcctttttagtGCCCTAAAAAACCAGGAAGTTATGGCTTCAAAATTGCTTTTTCGTTGTGTTGCTTCTTTAGTTCTTATATTATCATTCCAAAATGCACTTCAAGTATTGGATGCTGCTGTGCCGGGCCTCTTCACTGACAAGGAAGCTCTACTTTCTTTTAAATCTCAGGTAATCGTTGATCCTTCAAATACTCTTTCCTCGTGGAACGACAACTCCAGCCCCTGTAACTGGACTCGTGTTGACTGTAGCCAGGTGCATCAAAGAGTCATTGGCCTTGATTTGTCTGGCCTTAGATTGACAGGTTCCATTAGCCCACATATTGGAAACCTATCCTTTCTTCGCTCTCTTCATCTACAGGAGAACCAATTTACAGGAGTTATTCCTGATCAAATTGGTGCTCTTTTCCGTTTGAAGGTCCTTAATATGAGCTTCAACACCATCAATGGCCCAATTCCTTTGAACATAACCAATTGCTTAAATCTCCAGATCCTGGACTTGATGCAAAATGAGATCTCAGGAGCAATTCCTGAGGAACTCAGCAACCTGAAAAGCCTTGAAATCCTCAAGCTGGGTGGAAACAAGCTCTGGGGTATGATTCCACCCGTCATTGCAAACATTTCCTCTCTCCTCACCCTAGATTTAGTCACCAATAATCTTGGTGGAATGATCCCTGCCGATTTGGGTCGTCTAGAGAACTTAAAACATCTTGACCTTAGTATCAATAATCTCACCGGCGATGTTCCTCTATCCCTGTACAAcatttcttctttggttttCCTCGCTGTTGCTTCAAACCAACTGCGAGGTCAAATTCCAATAGATGTTGGAGATAGACTCCCAAATCTTTTAAGCTTCAATTTTtgcataaacaaatttaatggTTCAATTCCATGGTCTTTGCATAATCTTACAAACATACAGAGCATCCGTATGGCACACAATCTTTTCAGTGGATCAGTGCCACCACGACTTAGAAATCTTCCCAAATTGACATTCTACAATATTGGCTTCAATCAGATAAAAAGTTCTGGTGATGAGGGTCTcgattttctctcttcttttacaAACAGTAGCTACCTGAAATTTCTTGCCATCGATGGCAATCTTCTGGAGGGTCTTATTCCAGAATCCATTGGAAATCTCTCGAGATCTCTTCGAAGTTTATACTTGGGAGGAAATCAAATATATGGAAGTATACCTGCCTCAATCAGACATCTTAGCAGCTTGGCTTTGCTAAATATAAGCTATAATCATGTTTCTGGTGAAATTCCACCAGAAATTGGCGAGCTTACAGATCTGCAGGAGTTGCATTTGGCTGCAAATAAGATATCGGGGAGAATTCCGGACTCTCTTGGAAACCTccaaaaactcaataaaattgATCTTTCTGCCAACGAGTTGGTTGGAAGACTGCCCGCAACTTTTGTTAATTTCCAGCAGTTGCAGTCCATGGACCTATCCAGAAACAGGTTCAACGGAAGCATACCAAAAGAAATTTTCAATCTCTCCAGTTTGAGTGCAACTCTGAACCTGTCCAGAAACCAGCTGACAGGTCCTTTGCCTCAAGAGATCCAGAGGCTCGAAAATGTTGCAGCTGTTGATTTTTCTCACAATTATTTGTCTGGAAGCATCCCAGATACAATTGGAAGCTGTAAGAGTTTGGAGGAGTTATTCATGGGCAACAATATGTTCTCTGGTTCCATTCCGGCTACTCTAGGAGATGTGAAGGGTTTGGAAATTCTTGACCTCTCTTCGAACCAATTATCAGGCACAATACCCAAAACTCTTGAAAACTTGCAGGCCCTTCTCTTGCTGAACCTCTCATTCAACAACCTTGAAGGACTTCTTCCCAAGGAAGGAGTAGCCTTTAGAAATCTTTCTAGAATTCATGTGGAAGGGAATTCGAAGCTTTGCTTGGATTTATCTTGTTGGAACAATCAACATCGTCAAAGAATATCCACTGCAATTTCTATTGTCATTGCCGGTATAGCCGCAGTTGCAGTATGCTCAGTGATAGCCGTTTTTCTGTgcgtaagaaaaagaaaaggagaaattatGCCGAAGTCAGACTCAATCAAGCTGCAGCATCCCAAAATCTCTTACGGACAACTTCGTGAGGCAACTGGGAGTTTTGACGCTGCAAATCTGATAGGGAAGGGAAGTTTTGGGTCAGTTTACAAAGGTGAACTTAGGGATGCGACTGAGGTGGCAGTTAAGGTGCTTGACAGCGAGAAGTATGGATCCTGGAAAAGTTTTTTGGCTGAGTGCGAGGCTTTGAAGAATGTAAGGCATCGGAATCTCATTAAACTCATCACCTCATGCTCAAGTATGGATAATAGGGGCTTACAATTTTGTGGC TTGGTTTATGAGTACATGCATAATGGGAGCTTGGAAGAATGGATTAAGGGAAGTAGAAGGCGATTAGATGGAGGCTTGTTGAATATTTCGGAGAGGTTAAATGTGGCAATCGATGTTGCTTGTGCTGTGGATTACCTGCACCATGACTGTGAAATTCCAGTAGTTCACTGTGATTTGAAACCAAGTAATGTGCTTGTTGACGAAGACATGACTGCAAAGGTGGGAGACTTTGGTTTGGCAAAATTGCTGGCAGAGAGAGGAGCTGATAAACAGTCAATAAGTTCCACAGCTGGCCTCAGGGGCTCTGTAGGATACATTCCTCCAG AATACGGTTTAGGATTGAAAGCAACAACTTCGGGAGATGTATACAGCTATGGAGTTGTGCTGCTAGAGCTGTTCACCGGGAAGAGCCCAACACATGAAATCTTTTCTCGAGATTTGAGCCTAATCAAGTGGGTGAAGTCAGCTTTCCCTGCCAACATAGAAGAAGTAGTGGACCCTGAGCTACTCTTATCAATCAAAGATTCTCACCATGGCGCTCAGTTCGAGAGCCCTGAAAAACAGCTTGAATGCTTGATCGCTATCCTCGGCGTCGGGCTATCCTGCACCGTCGAATCTCCCGATCAGCGAATTACCATGAGGGACTCTCTTCACAAGCTGAAAAGGGCCAGAGACACCCTTCTCAAACCAACGCTTGACCACAAACCATATCTAGACTTGGAAGGTGGAATTGTTCATCGCCGCATGAAGAGTTCTTAG